In Triticum aestivum cultivar Chinese Spring unplaced genomic scaffold, IWGSC CS RefSeq v2.1 scaffold22, whole genome shotgun sequence, the DNA window CTAACTTGAAGAAGCTACTAGCTATGTTTGCTCTCTTGATGTTCCTGTCACACCTCCGTGTCCATGGCGTCTCCGTGTCCGTGGGTAGTAGCGCGAACGTTACTACAGAGAGCAGCCACAGTCGCGGCAGGTGCCATATCAGTGGCTTCCTGCATGGTAAATCCGGCGACTGCAACAGGGATCACGGCTCGGTCTGCTATAAAGACGGTCACCGCTACCCGCAATTCAGGTGCTCGCCCCCGGTGTCGGCCGACACGCCAGCGATCCTAACTCTGAACAGCTTCGCAcgaggtggagacggcggcggcaaATCGTTCTGCGACAACCGCTTCCACAAGGACACCGAGCTGGTGGTGGCGCTGTCCACGGGGTGGCTACGCCTGGACGGCAAGCGCAGGTGCAACAAGATGATCCGCATAAACGGGAACGGGCGTGCTGTGCTGGCCAAGGTCGTCGACGAGTGCGACTCGGTGTACGGCTGCGACGCCGAGCACAACTTCGAGCCACCGTGCCCATACAATGACGTAGACGCGTCACCAGCCGTGTGGAAGGCGCTGGGGCTCAAGGAGGCGATTGGAGTGTTCAAGATCACATGGTCTGATGTGTGAGCTATGCCATGAAGATCTTGCATTAAGCTATGTACACGCAGACATGCAGAAGCGTAGATGTGTGCGTTGTTCTCTCGGTGGTGGAGTTGCTGCTAATTAAAATAAGCCACCACTCGCTTGTATTTGATATTTTCTCAACTTTATGTATTTGTCCTGTTTCGGTGCTATATTTACCATTCACATGTATAGAATATTTTCCTTTATTTATGTATTTACCTTGTTTTGGTGTTATATGTATTATTTACGTCTATTTAATATTTTTCCAGATTTATGTATTTGCCCAGTTTGGGTGCAATATGAAATGAAATTGGCAAATACATCAATTTGTAGTTCAACAACACCTTGCATATATGactgagcacacacacacacacacacacgcacacacacacacacacacgaacaaaCACACATGCATACACGCACACACTACCATACGTGATGTTATGCAGGTCATAGACATATATTTCACTATTTATAGACAAAAACTTTGAATTCTTCGGGTGGTAAAACTCGATGATttctgagatgttccaagaaccGGTTCTTTTCGCGCCTCTTGGAAAGAAGCACCGGTACTGAGAAAAAAAAGAACCCTAAACGATATGGAGGGAACTAGTGAAATTACGAAGCGCTTTGAGTACCACGAAACAACAAATTGCAAGGGAATTAGATAAAGGTAAATTCTAGTGAGTTACATTTGTAATAATTTAATCAGATGGTGTATTACTTTGATGTTGCTGAGCTACACCTTAATCTTGGCGGATTCCGTCCCATATATAATATATGATATTAGGAACG includes these proteins:
- the LOC123177762 gene encoding putative ripening-related protein 4, yielding MANLKKLLAMFALLMFLSHLRVHGVSVSVGSSANVTTESSHSRGRCHISGFLHGKSGDCNRDHGSVCYKDGHRYPQFRCSPPVSADTPAILTLNSFARGGDGGGKSFCDNRFHKDTELVVALSTGWLRLDGKRRCNKMIRINGNGRAVLAKVVDECDSVYGCDAEHNFEPPCPYNDVDASPAVWKALGLKEAIGVFKITWSDV